From Canis aureus isolate CA01 chromosome 7, VMU_Caureus_v.1.0, whole genome shotgun sequence, a single genomic window includes:
- the RFPL4B gene encoding ret finger protein-like 4B, giving the protein MAHSLQEEVTCPICLEIFYCPILLSCDHIFCFHCMQRWVLEHRDLKSACPMCRGMTENPALEEWQIGALALLVRQHSSVLERALHLSKELLRFREDVTLEASSANPFLVLSDDLRKVQCGRMCRNPVEDPQRFTYLACVLGAPRFSSGCHYWEVQVGEAKEWTLGICRESVNRQRKRGFSPKHGFWSISLKVGAICTSSVPEARVPASPRLSHVGIFLDVDMEELKFFDVGDNALIYTHDHVSCLEPLRPFFCPELPGEGDFGASLKICS; this is encoded by the coding sequence ATGGCCCACAGTCTGCAAGAGGAAGTGACCTGTCCTATTTGTCTGGAAATTTTCTACTGTCCCATTTTACTGTCCTGTGACCACATTTTCTGCTTCCATTGCATGCAAAGGTGGGTGCTAGAACACAGGGACCTGAAATCGGCCTGCCCCATGTGTCGGGGGATGACTGAGAACCCCGCTTTGGAAGAATGGCAGATTGGGGCACTGGCCCTCCTGGTCAGGCAGCACAGCAGTGTACTGGAGAGAGCGCTGCACTTGAGCAAGGAGCTCCTGAGGTTCCGGGAGGACGTGACCCTGGAGGCAAGCAGCGCCAACCCCTTTCTTGTCCTCTCGGACGACCTGAGGAAAGTTCAGTGTGGGAGGATGTGCCGCAACCCAGTGGAAGATCCCCAGAGGTTCACCTACCTGGCCTGTGTCCTGGGCGCCCCCCGCTTCTCCTCTGGCTGCCATTACTGGGAGGTCCAGGTGGGAGAGGCGAAGGAGTGGACTCTGGGCATCTGCAGGGAGTCGGTCAACAGACAGAGGAAGCGCGGCTTCTCGCCGAAGCATGGCTTCTGGTCCATCAGCCTGAAGGTGGGAGCAATCTGCACCAGCTCCGTCCCAGAAGCCAGAGTTCCTGCAAGCCCTCGGCTTAGCCACGTAGGGATATTTTTAGACGTCGACATGGAAGAACTCAAGTTCTTTGACGTTGGTGACAACGCCCTCATCTACACACACGATCACGTCTCGTGCTTGGAGCCTTTGCGTCCGTTCTTCTGTCCTGAGCTGCCCGGAGAAGGTGACTTTGGGGCCTCCCTGAAAATCTGCTCATGA